The following proteins come from a genomic window of Edaphobacter sp. 4G125:
- a CDS encoding cobalamin B12-binding domain-containing protein: MAKPPIRVLVAKPGLDGHDRGAKVIARALRDAGMEVIYTGLRQTPEKIVSAAIQEDVDCIGLSILSGAHNAIVPRIRDLLHAQRADDILLVVGGTIPQEDFPLLKESGVAAIFGPGTPLETTIQFIRENVKPRGLLTS; the protein is encoded by the coding sequence ATGGCAAAACCGCCGATTCGCGTTCTCGTTGCAAAGCCGGGCCTCGACGGTCACGACCGTGGGGCCAAGGTGATCGCACGAGCCCTTCGTGATGCAGGAATGGAAGTCATCTACACGGGTCTACGACAAACACCGGAGAAAATCGTCTCTGCGGCCATCCAGGAAGACGTGGACTGTATCGGCCTCTCGATCCTCTCCGGCGCACACAACGCCATTGTCCCGCGCATTCGAGACCTACTTCACGCGCAACGCGCAGACGACATTCTTCTTGTGGTCGGTGGAACCATCCCGCAGGAAGACTTCCCTCTCCTGAAAGAAAGCGGCGTTGCAGCCATCTTTGGCCCCGGGACGCCGCTTGAGACAACAATTCAATTTATTCGCGAGAACGTAAAGCCGCGCGGCCTGCTTACCAGCTGA
- a CDS encoding M28 family peptidase, giving the protein MFSRPFLCLLLLTVPLSAQTSKTINAAADLIQPNDLKADIYFLASDNLAGRNSGSLEDHIATDYIASEFLRLGLKPMGDNGTFFQNMEILTGRPDAERTTLTTTIEGKEHRYSLGHDFQLARQSLRNTEACGQLAFAGYGISAPEFHYDDLAGIDLKGKIAMVFTREPQANDPNSRLMGTWDSYHAFNWHKVEELRKRGAAGILIVQDRIPRDVKPIPPTSPRPTGEPSYALAGEMWDIPVFIIKREIADQLLAPNGKTADSLQAAIDRSLQPSSFDLPKSSACVSKTYTGIEAHKGRNVVALLEGSDPKLKAQTIILTAHHDHMGTSNGHIYHGADDNASGVSGMLSVARAFTKGKVQPKRSILFLAYDAEERIFLGSYYYVTHPVVPLNQTVATLNLDMIGRNEDDANWPTPADRNVNMVNVLGTRYNPALRRIIDHENQQAGLKLDYKMDTVDPDSLWSRSDHFWFATLHIPQVEFQTGLHPDYHTENDTWDRINYPKLTKIARLVYLSVADLASSDKTIQFLPAGSEPAK; this is encoded by the coding sequence ATGTTCTCGCGTCCTTTCCTTTGTCTTCTCCTGCTCACCGTTCCGCTCTCCGCACAAACCAGCAAGACCATCAACGCGGCTGCCGATCTCATCCAACCGAACGACCTCAAGGCCGACATCTACTTTCTTGCCTCGGATAATCTTGCTGGCCGTAACAGCGGCAGCCTGGAAGACCACATCGCGACCGACTACATCGCCTCCGAATTCCTGCGCCTCGGCCTCAAGCCCATGGGAGACAACGGGACCTTCTTCCAGAACATGGAGATCCTGACTGGCAGGCCGGATGCCGAACGTACCACGCTGACTACAACCATCGAAGGGAAAGAACATCGCTATTCACTCGGCCACGACTTTCAGCTCGCTCGCCAGAGTCTGCGCAATACAGAAGCATGCGGCCAACTCGCGTTCGCCGGTTATGGAATCAGCGCGCCGGAGTTCCACTACGACGATCTCGCAGGAATCGACCTCAAGGGAAAGATTGCTATGGTCTTCACTCGTGAGCCGCAAGCCAACGACCCCAATTCAAGGCTCATGGGGACCTGGGACAGTTACCACGCTTTCAATTGGCACAAAGTCGAAGAGCTGCGAAAGCGTGGGGCGGCCGGCATCCTCATCGTTCAGGATCGTATTCCTCGCGATGTAAAGCCGATTCCTCCGACATCACCACGTCCTACTGGAGAGCCGTCATACGCACTAGCAGGCGAGATGTGGGACATTCCTGTCTTCATCATCAAGCGGGAGATCGCCGATCAGCTTCTCGCACCTAACGGAAAAACTGCCGATAGTCTTCAAGCCGCAATCGATCGCTCCTTACAACCGAGCTCGTTTGATTTGCCAAAGAGTTCCGCTTGCGTCTCGAAGACTTACACAGGAATCGAAGCACATAAGGGTCGAAATGTTGTGGCTTTGCTCGAGGGATCTGACCCAAAACTGAAGGCCCAGACCATCATTCTGACTGCACACCACGATCACATGGGAACTTCCAACGGGCATATCTATCATGGCGCTGACGATAATGCCTCGGGCGTTTCCGGAATGCTCTCCGTAGCGCGAGCATTCACCAAAGGCAAAGTTCAACCGAAACGCAGTATTCTGTTCCTCGCCTATGATGCCGAAGAGCGAATTTTCCTGGGCTCTTACTATTACGTGACCCACCCTGTCGTTCCGCTGAACCAGACTGTCGCAACGCTGAACCTCGACATGATCGGCCGCAATGAAGACGATGCGAACTGGCCGACACCAGCGGATCGCAACGTCAACATGGTCAATGTTCTTGGAACGCGCTACAACCCTGCGCTACGCCGGATCATCGATCACGAAAATCAACAGGCAGGCCTGAAGCTCGATTACAAAATGGATACCGTCGATCCCGACTCGCTCTGGTCGCGCAGTGATCATTTCTGGTTCGCCACACTGCACATCCCCCAAGTCGAGTTCCAGACCGGCCTGCACCCGGACTACCACACCGAGAACGACACCTGGGATCGCATCAACTATCCCAAGCTGACGAAAATCGCGCGACTGGTCTATCTCTCTGTTGCCGATCTGGCCAGCTCCGACAAAACGATCCAATTTCTCCCTGCTGGGAGCGAGCCCGCAAAATAG
- a CDS encoding glycosyltransferase family 2 protein codes for MLQGIDKRNGCGTIPLLNLDHEAPSQSPSRTSIDGVAEQPLSDQNQSAELPIRQTLSIAVITQNEEANLARTLSSVQFADEIIVIDSGSTDRTLEIARNFGAKVFLEPWKGFAIQKNSAIEKCTGTWILSLDADEELSLELQQEIRKLLRGKPAADAYMIRRRNLFLKRWIRYGGYYPDPKLRLFRRHTANFAPPARFTERPVHETIAFDGTLDTLHHDLIHHAYPTIESYIEHMDRYSTLGAEIIVSKGKTSRSLWSFLYNVAIIPLFTFLWNFIFRFGFLDGREGFLLHLYHSTYTSWKYAKAWQTTLSED; via the coding sequence ATGCTTCAGGGGATAGACAAGCGGAATGGATGTGGCACAATCCCACTATTGAACCTCGATCACGAAGCTCCGTCGCAATCCCCCTCCCGCACCTCCATTGATGGAGTTGCGGAACAGCCTCTGTCTGATCAAAATCAATCGGCGGAGCTCCCGATTCGCCAGACGCTTTCGATTGCTGTCATCACGCAGAACGAAGAAGCCAACCTGGCCCGCACTCTATCCAGCGTGCAGTTCGCCGATGAAATCATCGTCATCGACTCCGGTTCTACCGATCGCACCCTCGAGATCGCGCGAAACTTTGGCGCAAAGGTCTTTCTGGAACCCTGGAAAGGCTTCGCCATTCAGAAAAACTCGGCCATCGAAAAGTGCACCGGCACATGGATCCTTTCCCTCGACGCCGATGAGGAGTTGTCTCTCGAGCTTCAGCAGGAGATTCGAAAACTTCTGCGCGGTAAGCCCGCGGCCGATGCCTATATGATCCGTCGCCGCAATCTCTTCCTTAAGCGATGGATTCGCTACGGCGGCTACTATCCCGATCCCAAGCTGCGCCTCTTCCGTCGTCACACGGCCAACTTTGCACCGCCTGCCCGTTTCACCGAGCGGCCTGTGCACGAGACAATTGCCTTCGATGGAACGCTCGACACACTCCACCACGATCTCATCCACCACGCCTACCCCACAATTGAGAGCTACATCGAACACATGGATCGATACAGCACGCTCGGAGCCGAGATCATCGTCTCGAAAGGGAAAACCAGTCGCTCCTTGTGGAGTTTTCTCTATAACGTCGCCATTATTCCCCTCTTCACCTTCCTCTGGAACTTCATCTTCCGTTTCGGCTTTCTCGACGGCCGCGAAGGTTTTCTGCTGCACCTCTATCACTCCACATATACGAGCTGGAAGTACGCCAAAGCCTGGCAGACAACCTTGTCCGAAGACTGA
- the cyaY gene encoding iron donor protein CyaY, translated as MLDEATFRRESDQALDALKQSLIRAEEQSEADEIPFETEEKNGVLNVVFEHDDSKFVFTPNTPVRQIWISALTTSFKLEWSDEARAFVLPKTGENLKTLTQRLLQEHLGDTSISLS; from the coding sequence ATGCTCGACGAAGCCACCTTCCGCCGCGAATCCGACCAAGCTCTCGATGCTCTGAAACAGTCCCTCATCCGGGCAGAAGAACAAAGCGAGGCAGACGAGATTCCCTTTGAAACCGAAGAAAAAAACGGCGTCCTCAACGTCGTCTTCGAGCACGACGACAGTAAATTCGTCTTTACCCCCAATACTCCGGTCCGCCAGATCTGGATCTCCGCCCTCACCACCAGTTTCAAACTGGAATGGTCGGACGAAGCCCGCGCCTTCGTTCTCCCCAAGACCGGCGAGAATCTCAAGACCCTTACCCAGAGACTCCTGCAGGAGCATCTGGGGGACACTTCGATCTCGCTCTCCTGA